CGACATCGTCGTGCACGTCCAGCATCAGGAGGAGCGCATCTACTACGCCCTCGAGCGGCTCTGGAAGGACTGCCCGGTCATCCCCTTCACCGACGCCGACGAGGGTCGCGCGGCCCAGCGGGCATGACCCGCCGCGTCGTGCTGCTCCGGCACGGGCGAACCGCGCACAACGCCGACGGCCGCATCCAGGGCCAGCTCGACGTCGGCCTCGACGAGCTCGGCCGGGTCCAGGCCGACGCCCTCGGCACCGTCTTCGCCGCCGACCCGCCGACCGTCGTCGTCTCCTCCGACCTCTCGCGGGCTTTGGATACGGCGCGCGCCGTCTGCGACCACGTCGGGCTCCCGCTCGTCGTCGACCCGCGGCTGCGCGAGACGCACTTCGGTCGGTGGCAGGGGATGACGGGCGACGAGGTCGCGCTGCAGTGGCCCGACGAGTACGCCGCCTGGCGTCGTTGGGAGGGCTCGCCCGTCGAGGGCGAGACACCCGCCGAGGTCGCCACCCGGGCGCTTCCTGCGCTGGAGGAGCACCTGCCGGGGTCCGGCGTACTCCTGCTCGTGACCCACGGCGGGACCGCACGTGCCCTGGTGGGTGCCGCGACCGGCCTGCCCCCTGAGCACTGGTGGCGGCTCGCGCCGCTGGGCAACACCTGCTGGTCGACCCTGGTCGAGGGCGAGCGGGGCTGGCGGCTCGAGCGCCACAACACCGGCCTCGGGCCGCTGGTGGGCCCGCCCACCGGGGCGACCGCTCGGGCTGCCGACGAGGACGCCGCCGGCTTCTAGTAGTGTTCTCCGGAGCACCACGGGGCTGTGGCGCAGCTGGTAGCGCACCACACTGGCAGTGTGGGGGTCAGGGGTTCGAGTC
The sequence above is a segment of the Mycobacteriales bacterium genome. Coding sequences within it:
- a CDS encoding histidine phosphatase family protein, with protein sequence MTRRVVLLRHGRTAHNADGRIQGQLDVGLDELGRVQADALGTVFAADPPTVVVSSDLSRALDTARAVCDHVGLPLVVDPRLRETHFGRWQGMTGDEVALQWPDEYAAWRRWEGSPVEGETPAEVATRALPALEEHLPGSGVLLLVTHGGTARALVGAATGLPPEHWWRLAPLGNTCWSTLVEGERGWRLERHNTGLGPLVGPPTGATARAADEDAAGF